From one Salvelinus alpinus chromosome 14, SLU_Salpinus.1, whole genome shotgun sequence genomic stretch:
- the LOC139538940 gene encoding putative nuclease HARBI1 — translation MKAQNCVFLSALTMACPFVRDVVDEEALVLRRAFRRERVFRDRLDPLAFPDDHLYERYRFSADGIRYLCRLLGPRIKHRTARSHALSVEQMVCVALRFFASGAFLYSVGDAEQLNKATICRTIRSVCLAIKALADVFISFPGHRRLCDIKEEFYRIAGFPNVIGAVDCTHIRIKAPSGAHEADFVNRKSFHSINVQMVCNADCVISNVVAKWPGSVHDSRIFRASEIYQCLSQGEFSGVLLGDRGYGCQPFLLTPFTDPQEAQQAYNHAHARTRARVEMTFGLLKARFHCLHKLRVSPVRACDITVACAVLHNVACLRKERAPRVPPAMDWDNPAIFPDDDSGRLLRDQYVLNYFS, via the exons atgaaggcccaaaattgtgtgttcctttctgctctgacaatggcatgcccattcgtgcgagatgtggtggatgaagaagcacttgtgctgaggagagccttcaggcgagaaagggtcttcagggaccggttggacccactggccttccctgatgaccatctatatgaaagatacaggttttctgcagatggcatcaggtatctatgcagactactgggtcccaggattaagcaccgcactgcacggagccatgcactgagtgtggagcaaatggtttgtgtggccttgcgcttttttgctagtggagccttcctgtactcagtgggggatgcagaacagctgaacaaggccacaatttgccgcacaataaggagtgtgtgtctggctatcaaagcattagcagatgtcttcatctccttccctggccacagaagactctgtgacatcaaagaggagttctataggattgcag gtttccccaatgtcattggtgcagtggactgcacacacataaggataaaagccccctcaggtgcccatgaggccgattttgtgaataggaaatcctttcacagcattaatgttcag atggtctgcaatgctgactgtgtgatcagcaatgttgtggcaaaatggcctggctcagtccatgactccagaatctttcgggcctctgaaatctatcagtgcctatcacaag gtgaattctctggtgtgttgctgggagacagggggtatggctgccagccttttctcctgacacctttcacagacccccaggaagcacagcaggcctacaaccatgcccatgccaggaccagggccagagttgaaatgacctttggcctcctgaaggcacgctttcactgccttcacaaattaagggtcagccctgttagggcatgtgatattactgtggcttgtgctgtcctccacaatgtggcctgcctgaggaaggagagggcccccagagtgccaccagccatggactgggacaatccggcaatcttccctgatgacgacagtggtcggctgctgagggaccaatatgtgttgaattattttagttag